In Natator depressus isolate rNatDep1 chromosome 9, rNatDep2.hap1, whole genome shotgun sequence, a single genomic region encodes these proteins:
- the NRROS gene encoding transforming growth factor beta activator LRRC33 — MESVFLSVFLSLVFIEAGWGNKTGMALATYHRTCKLVHRAMDCNGRWQGTVPADLPADIEVLSLDHNTIRTLKNTSLLQYQNLETLSLRGNRLELIEPGAFLGSRDLKNLSLADNTLFTNYSVTAAALRSLPALRKLDLSGNHLTEDMVATMLRNLSSLESLSMARNIIMRLDSSVFESLSQLQELNLEKNYIYEIEGGTFEGLQGLQMLNLAYNYIPCIVEFGLTQLKTLNASNNIIEWFLAIEGDAVFELETLDLSHNRLLFFPLLPRQSKLRSLLLRDNEMSFYRKLPNATSLMDVTVQFLLIEGNTTNVTTLNLWEEVSLSNLSSLSFLDMSQNQFWYLPDGFLGRMTSLSHLKLNQNCLETLHIQEREPLGMLMDLDLSQNQLSELQVDLGSEGTLPNLRSFNLSANRLQRVPPNIFTHTEITTVDLSHNHIDLCPQQANADGAEYPICIDLRNVTSLRKLYLAGCGLEMVASNAFSGTPLTHLDLSNNQRALARGLQPLQDIALMLQVLSLRNTGLSSTMEDIDFSGFQNLVSLDLSGNSLTSFPESLSGLKLHTLDLRRNHLPSLPQHSMQMQLGRSLSVLYLSQNPFDCCKLEWWDFLHSLRTVRVVDRGQVTCNYSSNIINTVRLPESVLQSCRWMTVNMALLYLVLTLPACLTLLVAFAVIFLTFKHKLLQMVKNQYRVSSPY, encoded by the coding sequence GTGCACAGAGCTATGGATTGCAATGGGAGATGGCAAGGCACAGTCCCAGCAGACCTCCCAGCTGACATAGAGGTGCTTTCCCTGGATCACAACACTATACGGACCCTAAAGAATACCTCTCTGCTGCAATACCAAAACCTGGAGACACTGAGCCTGCGTGGGAACAGACTGGAACTCATTGAACCTGGGGCCTTCCTTGGCAGCAGAGACCTCAAAAATCTTTCCTTGGCAGACAACACCCTCTTTACAAACTACTCTGTGACGGCAGCTGCTCTTCGCTCCTTACCAGCCTTGAGGAAACTGGACCTGTCTGGGAATCATCTCACTGAGGACATGGTGGCTACCATGCTCCGCAACCTGTCCTCCTTGGAGTCCTTGTCAATGGCCAGAAACATCATAATGCGCTTGGACTCCTCTGTCTTTGAaagcctgagccagctgcaggAGCTGAACCTGGAGAAGAACTACATCTATGAGATCGAGGGGGGCACCTTTGAAGGCCTGCAGGGCTTGCAGATGCTTAATCTGGCCTATAACTACATTCCCTGCATTGTGgagtttggtctgacccagctcAAGACACTTAATGCCAGCAACAACATAATCGAGTGGTTCCTGGCCATAGAGGGTGATGCTGTCTTTGAGCTGGAGACGCTAGATCTCTCCCACAACCGGCTCCTGTTCTTCCCGCTACTACCAAGACAGAGCAAACTGCGCTCCCTGCTGCTGAGGGACAATGAGATGAGCTTTTATCGCAAACTTCCCAATGCTACATCCCTCATGGATGTCACAGTGCAGTTCCTTCTCATAGAGGGCAATACCACTAATGTCACTACCCTCAATCTCTGGGAAGAGGTCAGCCTGAGCAATCTCTCTTCCTTGAGCTTTCTGGATATGAGCCAAAACCAGTTCTGGTACCTCCCTGATGGCTTCCTGGGAAGGATGACTTCCCTCTCCCACCTGAAGCTCAACCAGAATTGCTTAGAGACCCTTCACATCCAGGAGAGAGAACCACTGGGCATGCTCATGGACCTTGATCTCAGCCAGAATCAGCTCTCAGAACTGCAGGTGGACCTAGGTTCTGAAGGCACCCTGCCAAACCTTAGATCATTTAATCTGAGTGCCAATAGGTTGCAGAGGGTGCCGCCTAACATTTTCACCCACACAGAGATCACTACAGTTGACCTCAGTCACAACCACATAGACCTCTGTCCCCAGCAAGCTAATGCAGATGGGGCTGAGTATCCCATCTGCATAGACTTAAGGAATGTAACATCCCTTAGGAAACTTTACTTGGCTGGGTGTGGCCTGGAAATGGTGGCGAGCAATGCTTTCAGTGGGACACCACTAACACACTTAGATCTGTCTAACAATCAGAGAGCACTGGCTAGGGGCCTGCAACCTCTACAAGATATTGCACTAATGCTGCAGGTTTTATCTCTCAGGAACACTGGCCTCTCTTCCACCATGGAAGACATTGACTTCTCTGGCTTTCAGAACTTGGTAAGTTTGGACCTCTCAGGAAACTCCCTGACCAGCTTTCCGGAGTCCTTGAGTGGTCTGAAACTGCATACCCTGGATCTCCGGAGAAACCATCTTCCCTCTCTTCCACAGCACTCAATGCAGATGCAACTTGGGAGGAGTCTGAGTGTGCTCTACCTCAGCCAGAACCCATTTGACTGCTGCAAACTGGAGTGGTGGGACTTCCTTCACAGTCTCAGGACAGTGCGTGTTGTGGACAGGGGGCAGGTCACCTGTAACTACTCCTCTAACATTATTAATACAGTGAGACTGCCTGAGTCTGTGCTCCAGAGCTGCAGGTGGATGACAGTGAATATGGCTTTGCTGTACCTGGTGCTTactctccctgcctgcctgaCCCTGCTTGTTGCCTTTGCTGTCATCTTCCTTACTTTCAAGCACAAGCTGCTTCAAATGGTGAAAAACCAGTACAGAGTGTCCAGCCCATACTGA